The following DNA comes from Streptococcus canis.
ATTGGTCAGGTCGGCAGCATAGCGTTTTTCCAGTTCAAGCTTATGACCTTCCTCAATAATCTGACCATGGTCCATGATAAAGATATAATCACAAAGAGCTTCGACTTCTTCCATGTAATGGGTGGTGTAAATAACCGTAGCTCCTTCTGAATTCAAAAGGCGAATAGATTCTAAAATATGATTTCGAGACTGCGGGTCAATCCCAACAGTTGGTTCATCAAAAATAATTAGTTTGGGAGAATGAACCAAAGCACAGGCAATATTCAAGCGTCTCTTCATTCCTCCTGAGAATTGACTAGGAAATTGTTTGGCTTGGGATTCTAGACCTACAAAAGCTAAACTTTTTAAAACTTGCTCTTTCAGTTGCTTTCCTTTTAAACCATACAGCGATCCAAAAAGTTCCACATTTTCATAAGCGGTTAAATCAGGGTAGACAGCAATATCTTGGGGAACATAGCCAATTTGTGAGCTAATTTTGCGAATAGCCTTTTGAGATTGCTGTAAAATAGTGACTTCCCCAGAAGTCAAGGGAATTAAGCCTAAAATCAGATTAATGAGGGTAGACTTACCCGCACCATTTGGTCCTAGCAAACCGTAAATCTTACCTTCTTCAATGGTCATCGAGACGTTGTCAACAGCCTTTTTACCACCTTTATAGACTTTAACAACATCTGTTAATTGCACAAAACTCATATACTACTCCTTTTTTCAACCTTACCGTTGCTCTTTAAAACTAATCATCAGATAAGTCAGGGTCAATAATAACAAACCAATCAACCAACCATATAATAGAGTGGCTGTTACCGCCCAAATCCCAATCACCGTAAAGAGACAAAAGGCTAAAAGACAATTTAACCAACCTGAATAACGACAGGCCTTCACCAAAGCATAACCTAAAACTAGCACGGACAAACTCATTAATGAGCCTTTTCCTAACAAAAGTAATAAACCTAAATAAAAGACACTATCAGCCAATACAACAAAACTGAGTAAGAGCAAACTAGTTATTGGCTTCTCTTGTTTAAAAGCTAACCACGTCAGCTTTTGAAACAGCAAGCGACTATCTTTTTGGAGTCCAACATCAAAGATAAGGACCAAAGTCAAAAGTGTCATTTCTACCAAGGACAGTAAGTATAATAGCAAATAGCTCATAATTCCCCATTGCCAAGTGACTTGTCCCAAAAAGGTCAAGACGTCTCCTAACCTAAGACCCGCAAGGTCTAAAAACAAGACAACGAGAAGAAGAGCAAATTGCACCACACCCAGTAGGACATCTAGCCAGTTCTGATAGGACAAGATTCTTATCCATTTAAAATGCCATCTGACCAAACGACGTCTCCGATGACTGGTCAACCAAAGCGTTATTAAACTTAAAACGGCTACTAAAACTACTACCATCATTAGTCCACCACCTTCTTATGTCTTGCTTGAAGATGACTAAGGCACTCGACCAACAAATTGCTTGTAACATGAATGATGACAA
Coding sequences within:
- a CDS encoding ABC transporter ATP-binding protein, giving the protein MSFVQLTDVVKVYKGGKKAVDNVSMTIEEGKIYGLLGPNGAGKSTLINLILGLIPLTSGEVTILQQSQKAIRKISSQIGYVPQDIAVYPDLTAYENVELFGSLYGLKGKQLKEQVLKSLAFVGLESQAKQFPSQFSGGMKRRLNIACALVHSPKLIIFDEPTVGIDPQSRNHILESIRLLNSEGATVIYTTHYMEEVEALCDYIFIMDHGQIIEEGHKLELEKRYAADLTNQILVTLTDPQQVEMSNRLGWSLTTADDESVLVIENGDIATVVRQLTEANIGFSEIKHNHLNLEEIFLHLTGKKLRD
- a CDS encoding SagF family protein, producing MMVVVLVAVLSLITLWLTSHRRRRLVRWHFKWIRILSYQNWLDVLLGVVQFALLLVVLFLDLAGLRLGDVLTFLGQVTWQWGIMSYLLLYLLSLVEMTLLTLVLIFDVGLQKDSRLLFQKLTWLAFKQEKPITSLLLLSFVVLADSVFYLGLLLLLGKGSLMSLSVLVLGYALVKACRYSGWLNCLLAFCLFTVIGIWAVTATLLYGWLIGLLLLTLTYLMISFKEQR